One window of Sulfurospirillum sp. 1612 genomic DNA carries:
- the lgt gene encoding prolipoprotein diacylglyceryl transferase: MTYWNHIYAHLDPIAFSIGSVGVHWYGIMYVLALLTALGAAKYFVKKDKMGIDDKTLDNYFIWVEIGVILGARLGYILFYDPRTTYYVTHPWQIFNPFLDGTFVGISGMSYHGAIVGFLLATWLFGKRHKIKTLILLDLVAISVPFGYIFGRIGNFLNKGLVGRETDVPWGIYVDGTLRHPSQLYEAVLEGFLIFVFFYFYRKKKHFDGELIALYGMLYSLARFIAEFFRQPDVQLGFVLEGWMSMGQVLSIMMALISLVLYVYLAQKAKKT; encoded by the coding sequence ATGACCTATTGGAATCACATTTATGCTCACCTTGATCCCATAGCATTTTCAATCGGCAGTGTTGGCGTACATTGGTATGGCATCATGTATGTTTTAGCACTGCTCACCGCCCTTGGTGCGGCGAAGTATTTTGTCAAAAAAGATAAGATGGGCATCGATGATAAAACGCTGGATAATTATTTTATTTGGGTGGAAATCGGTGTCATCCTCGGTGCAAGATTGGGCTATATCCTCTTTTATGATCCTCGTACTACTTATTATGTGACGCACCCATGGCAAATTTTTAATCCATTTTTAGATGGCACGTTTGTTGGAATTAGCGGGATGAGTTATCATGGCGCCATTGTAGGATTTTTGTTGGCGACGTGGCTTTTTGGCAAAAGACATAAAATTAAAACTTTGATTTTATTGGATTTAGTGGCTATTAGTGTTCCTTTTGGTTATATATTTGGAAGAATCGGCAATTTTTTAAATAAAGGATTGGTGGGTAGAGAGACCGATGTGCCATGGGGAATTTATGTTGATGGCACGTTAAGACATCCATCTCAGCTTTATGAAGCAGTGTTGGAGGGATTTTTAATCTTTGTTTTTTTCTACTTTTATAGAAAGAAAAAACATTTTGATGGAGAGCTGATTGCCCTTTATGGAATGCTCTATTCTCTTGCTAGATTTATCGCCGAATTCTTTCGCCAACCCGATGTACAGCTAGGTTTTGTGTTAGAAGGCTGGATGAGTATGGGGCAAGTATTGTCTATCATGAT
- the hemN gene encoding oxygen-independent coproporphyrinogen III oxidase — MIDFEMFSKYSKPGPRYTSYPTAPEFNESFNAESYVKILENQDKKRKLSLYFHLPFCRSACYFCGCNVVFTSKEDKKERYIGYLEKELAILSGHLDTNREVIQMHFGGGTPTFFSAEQLERIIALIRKHFPNFAKDAEISCEIDPRFLTQEQVSVLVAGGFNRVSFGVQDFNESVQKAVHRIQPFEVTDNAVKMARAAGIKSVNMDLIYGLPYQTLETFKKTLELSLKLNTDRFAVFNYAHVPWMKKTMRKIDETTLPTPSEKLAILKYTIDYLSSNGLRMIGMDHFAKPEDELFLAIDKGELHRNFQGYTTKGGADLVGIGLTSIGEGVHHYVQNYKDMSLYENAIDAGQLPVHRGLILSDDDVLRKAVIMEMMSNFKLDIAKIEKEFGVDFFDYFQDAIDELSPFVEEGLVDIHKKKKKITVNTTGTLLIRNIVMPFDAYLKKIPESKRRFSKTV; from the coding sequence ATGATAGATTTTGAAATGTTTTCCAAGTATTCCAAGCCCGGACCTCGCTATACGAGTTATCCGACGGCACCTGAGTTTAATGAAAGTTTTAATGCTGAGAGTTATGTGAAAATTTTAGAGAATCAAGATAAAAAGAGAAAGCTTTCACTATATTTTCATCTTCCTTTTTGTAGGAGTGCTTGTTATTTTTGTGGATGCAACGTGGTCTTTACGAGCAAAGAAGATAAAAAAGAGCGCTATATCGGGTATCTCGAAAAAGAGTTAGCGATACTCTCTGGTCATCTCGATACCAACAGAGAAGTAATCCAAATGCATTTTGGTGGAGGGACGCCGACGTTTTTCAGTGCAGAACAGTTAGAGCGCATTATTGCATTAATCCGAAAACATTTCCCTAATTTTGCTAAGGATGCAGAGATAAGTTGTGAGATTGACCCGCGATTTTTGACGCAAGAACAGGTGAGCGTTTTAGTAGCGGGTGGATTTAATCGTGTGAGTTTTGGAGTACAAGATTTCAATGAATCAGTACAAAAAGCCGTGCACCGAATCCAACCTTTTGAAGTGACAGACAACGCGGTAAAAATGGCACGTGCTGCGGGAATAAAATCAGTGAATATGGATCTCATTTATGGGTTGCCGTATCAAACGTTGGAAACCTTTAAAAAGACTTTGGAATTGTCACTCAAACTGAACACCGACCGTTTTGCTGTGTTTAATTATGCGCATGTGCCATGGATGAAAAAGACCATGAGAAAAATCGATGAAACCACACTTCCGACTCCCAGTGAGAAACTGGCTATTTTGAAATATACGATTGATTATCTCAGTTCAAATGGATTACGTATGATTGGGATGGATCATTTTGCTAAACCTGAAGATGAACTTTTCTTGGCGATTGACAAAGGTGAATTACACCGTAATTTCCAAGGGTATACCACAAAAGGTGGTGCTGATTTAGTGGGTATCGGACTCACAAGTATCGGCGAAGGGGTTCATCATTATGTTCAAAACTACAAAGATATGAGTCTTTATGAAAATGCGATTGATGCGGGTCAATTACCCGTTCATAGGGGATTAATATTGAGTGACGATGATGTGCTGAGAAAAGCCGTCATCATGGAGATGATGAGCAACTTCAAACTTGATATCGCAAAAATCGAAAAAGAGTTTGGTGTCGATTTCTTTGATTATTTTCAAGATGCTATCGATGAATTATCCCCTTTTGTTGAAGAAGGATTGGTCGACATTCACAAAAAGAAGAAAAAAATCACGGTCAATACCACCGGAACACTACTAATCCGAAATATTGTGATGCCATTTGATGCCTATCTCAAAAAAATACCTGAATCAAAACGACGTTTTTCAAAGACGGTATGA
- the hemB gene encoding porphobilinogen synthase, protein MFKRFRRLRMNKNLRDLVRENHLSIDDFIYPLFVKNGKNLKKEIDSMPGVYQMSIDEVLKECEVLKSLGIYSIVLFGIPDVKDSIGSDALCEHGIIASAIKAIKEAHPDMFVVSDLCFCEFTDHGHCGILDMEHETVDNDATLEILQEQALVHARAGVDMIAPSGMMDGMIEALRMALDNEGYINLPIMSYSTKFASAYYGPFRDVAESAPSFGDRRSYQMDPANRREAVAESIEDEAQGADILMVKPALAYLDIIRDVRDNTSLPLAVYNVSGEYAMLKAAAKAGVIDYERVMMETMLAFKRAGADIIISYHAKEVAAILGRKDS, encoded by the coding sequence ATGTTTAAAAGATTTAGAAGATTACGAATGAATAAAAATTTAAGAGATTTAGTAAGAGAAAACCATCTCTCAATTGATGATTTTATTTATCCTTTATTTGTCAAAAACGGAAAAAATTTAAAAAAAGAGATTGATTCAATGCCCGGAGTTTATCAAATGAGTATTGATGAAGTCCTCAAAGAGTGTGAGGTGTTGAAATCCTTGGGTATTTACTCTATTGTTTTATTTGGAATCCCTGATGTCAAAGATAGTATTGGAAGTGATGCTTTGTGTGAACACGGAATCATCGCCTCGGCGATCAAAGCGATCAAAGAAGCCCATCCTGATATGTTTGTCGTGAGTGATTTGTGCTTTTGTGAGTTTACCGACCACGGACATTGTGGGATTTTGGATATGGAACACGAAACGGTTGATAATGACGCAACCTTAGAAATTTTACAAGAACAAGCACTCGTCCATGCGCGCGCCGGTGTCGATATGATAGCCCCAAGCGGTATGATGGATGGCATGATTGAAGCACTCAGAATGGCTCTTGACAATGAAGGATATATCAATCTTCCGATTATGAGTTATTCTACAAAATTTGCCAGTGCCTATTATGGTCCATTCCGTGATGTAGCAGAATCAGCGCCGAGTTTCGGAGATCGTAGAAGTTATCAAATGGATCCAGCCAATCGCAGAGAAGCGGTGGCAGAGTCGATTGAAGATGAAGCACAAGGTGCCGATATTTTGATGGTAAAACCCGCTTTAGCGTATTTGGATATTATCCGTGATGTGCGAGATAATACTAGCTTACCATTGGCCGTTTACAATGTCAGTGGCGAGTATGCGATGCTGAAAGCTGCCGCAAAAGCCGGTGTGATTGATTACGAACGTGTCATGATGGAGACGATGCTAGCTTTCAAACGTGCGGGAGCCGATATTATTATTAGTTATCATGCTAAAGAAGTTGCAGCAATTTTAGGGAGGAAAGACTCATGA
- a CDS encoding HD-GYP domain-containing protein — translation MNITNRVRLSFLLITVIVIFLGAINSIVWLQIKDNHLSRKHLASLIFIQEQMDAFTKDLIDSTTLKEIDVINQHYLEHKKKFDRTKTMFLDHHYFTLRKTFIDESNNSILRQNMQILFQNEKKIETAFNQLVNLHQNKIYLRKDFNKSYLQEAQLRKKIKKAVLQTKDFKAIQIFGEIAVYSKETLYQKKDHASLDHWLFYIDALKKYQKSSSLSQYESVVKTLGSSAINIAMIDKKINRLSHEIFHTIHQNRKVNAFMRTKIENITMHFIDSTSIFILVVLIFLLFFIVFFEYRTSHVVALSVDEIEAKVQEGLKEITKLDKEIIETQKEVIFTMGTIGEQRSKETGNHVKRVAEYSKLFARFYGLSEEETEMIGQVSPMHDIGKVAIPDSILNKPGKLSDAEREIMNTHTTLGYEMLKGSNKALLKMAAIVAKEHHEKWDGSGYPEKKAGEEIHIFGRITAIADVFDALGSDRVYKKAWKDEDIFTLLKEERGRHFEPKLVDIFFEHMDEFLKIRDTFKD, via the coding sequence ATGAATATTACAAATAGAGTGAGATTAAGTTTCTTGCTTATTACGGTTATTGTCATTTTTTTGGGCGCGATTAATTCGATTGTTTGGCTTCAAATCAAAGACAACCATCTCTCTCGTAAACATTTAGCGAGTCTTATTTTTATACAAGAACAGATGGATGCATTCACGAAAGATTTAATTGATTCAACAACTCTCAAAGAGATTGATGTGATCAATCAACACTATTTGGAACACAAAAAAAAGTTTGATAGAACAAAAACAATGTTTTTAGATCATCACTATTTTACTTTGAGAAAAACTTTTATTGATGAGAGCAATAATAGTATCTTGCGTCAAAATATGCAGATACTCTTTCAGAATGAAAAAAAGATTGAAACAGCATTCAATCAGCTTGTCAATTTGCATCAAAACAAGATTTATCTACGCAAAGATTTTAACAAAAGCTATCTCCAGGAAGCACAATTAAGAAAAAAGATAAAAAAAGCAGTTTTGCAAACAAAAGATTTTAAAGCGATTCAAATTTTTGGTGAGATTGCCGTGTACAGCAAAGAGACACTATATCAGAAAAAAGACCATGCCTCGCTTGATCATTGGCTCTTTTATATTGATGCCTTAAAAAAATATCAAAAATCTTCCTCTTTGAGTCAATATGAGTCGGTCGTCAAAACACTAGGTTCGAGTGCTATTAATATTGCGATGATTGATAAAAAAATTAATCGACTCTCGCATGAGATTTTTCACACTATCCATCAAAATAGAAAAGTCAATGCTTTTATGCGCACGAAGATTGAAAATATTACGATGCATTTTATTGATTCGACGAGCATATTCATCTTAGTCGTGCTTATTTTCCTTCTTTTTTTTATTGTCTTTTTTGAATATCGTACGAGTCATGTTGTCGCGTTATCAGTGGATGAGATTGAAGCAAAAGTTCAAGAGGGATTAAAAGAGATTACCAAACTGGATAAAGAGATTATCGAAACCCAAAAAGAGGTCATTTTCACGATGGGAACCATCGGGGAACAACGCAGCAAGGAGACGGGTAATCATGTCAAAAGAGTGGCGGAGTATTCCAAACTTTTTGCTAGATTTTATGGTTTGAGTGAAGAAGAGACAGAGATGATAGGTCAAGTCTCTCCGATGCATGATATTGGCAAGGTAGCAATTCCTGATTCGATTTTGAATAAACCGGGAAAATTAAGTGATGCAGAGCGCGAGATCATGAACACCCATACAACTTTGGGATATGAAATGCTAAAAGGCTCCAACAAAGCCCTGCTAAAGATGGCTGCCATCGTAGCGAAAGAACATCATGAGAAGTGGGATGGGAGTGGCTATCCTGAGAAAAAAGCGGGCGAGGAGATTCATATTTTTGGTCGTATTACCGCGATTGCTGATGTCTTTGATGCACTAGGGAGTGATCGGGTCTATAAAAAAGCATGGAAGGATGAGGATATTTTCACACTTCTCAAAGAGGAGCGAGGACGCCACTTTGAACCCAAACTGGTGGATATCTTCTTTGAGCACATGGATGAATTTCTCAAAATCCGTGATACTTTCAAAGATTGA
- the argF gene encoding ornithine carbamoyltransferase, with translation MRHFLSLYDFTKEEILEIMELGIKIKREAKVKNYIPYLQHQSLGMLFEKSSTRTRVSFEVGIHQLGGQGLFLSSNDLQLGRGEPMKDSARVISRMVDMVMIRTYSQKILDEFAAYSKVPIINGLTDKYHPVQLLADYLTMIEYGKDKNPIVAYVGDGNNMTHSWMMLAGKLGFELRIATPKGYEPLEEIKNDAKELCAKSGGKVSYHLDPKEAVKGADIVTTDTWVSMGQESEKEKKMRDFKGFIVDMDLMSLAKDDAIFLHCLPAYRGYEVSEEVFEKYADVIFDEAENRLHAQKGLMVWLDKER, from the coding sequence ATGAGACATTTTCTATCATTATATGATTTTACAAAAGAAGAGATACTAGAGATTATGGAGCTTGGCATCAAAATCAAACGCGAAGCCAAAGTGAAAAATTATATCCCTTATCTTCAACACCAATCCCTTGGGATGCTTTTTGAAAAAAGCAGCACACGAACACGGGTAAGTTTTGAAGTCGGCATTCACCAACTCGGAGGACAAGGTCTATTTTTATCCTCAAATGACTTACAACTTGGTCGAGGAGAGCCGATGAAAGACTCCGCTCGCGTCATTAGCCGTATGGTTGATATGGTGATGATACGCACCTATTCGCAAAAGATTTTGGATGAATTTGCGGCCTATTCCAAAGTGCCCATCATCAATGGATTGACCGATAAATACCATCCCGTACAACTTTTAGCTGATTATTTGACGATGATTGAATATGGTAAAGACAAAAATCCAATCGTCGCTTATGTCGGTGATGGTAATAACATGACACACTCATGGATGATGTTAGCTGGTAAATTGGGATTTGAACTCAGAATCGCCACACCAAAGGGGTATGAACCTCTCGAAGAGATTAAAAATGATGCCAAAGAATTGTGTGCGAAAAGCGGCGGTAAAGTGAGCTATCATCTAGATCCAAAAGAAGCAGTCAAAGGTGCCGATATCGTGACAACAGATACATGGGTGTCGATGGGGCAAGAGTCGGAAAAAGAGAAAAAAATGCGAGATTTCAAAGGCTTTATCGTGGATATGGATTTGATGTCTTTAGCCAAAGATGATGCGATATTTTTGCATTGTTTGCCGGCGTATCGAGGATATGAAGTCAGTGAAGAGGTATTTGAAAAATACGCAGATGTGATTTTTGATGAAGCAGAAAACCGACTGCATGCTCAAAAAGGTTTAATGGTTTGGCTAGACAAAGAGCGATAA
- the ribA gene encoding GTP cyclohydrolase II → MKIEISEVANLPTKYGNFKIQSFKEGIKEHLVIFKEPLSDNPIVRIHSECLTGDTIGSLKCDCGDQLTTALHTINENTGMIIYLRQEGRDIGLLNKVNAYALQDKGLNTVEANHQLGFAADQRHYEVVETILAHFNITSIRLLTNNPQKIASLKNVTITERIPIIIKSNKYNDKYLKTKKDEMGHLF, encoded by the coding sequence ATGAAAATCGAGATATCAGAAGTAGCCAATCTTCCCACAAAATATGGAAATTTTAAAATTCAATCCTTCAAAGAAGGTATCAAAGAGCACCTTGTCATATTCAAAGAGCCTTTGAGTGACAACCCTATCGTGCGTATTCACAGTGAATGTCTAACGGGCGATACCATCGGCAGTTTGAAGTGTGACTGTGGCGACCAACTCACCACCGCGCTTCACACCATCAATGAAAACACCGGTATGATTATCTATCTCAGACAAGAGGGACGTGATATTGGTCTTTTGAATAAAGTCAATGCCTATGCCTTACAGGATAAAGGACTCAATACAGTAGAGGCCAACCATCAACTAGGATTTGCAGCCGACCAAAGGCATTATGAGGTGGTGGAGACGATTTTGGCACATTTTAATATTACATCTATCAGACTCTTGACCAATAATCCACAAAAGATAGCCAGCCTGAAAAATGTCACAATCACAGAACGTATCCCAATCATCATCAAATCTAACAAATACAATGATAAATATCTCAAAACAAAAAAAGATGAGATGGGACACTTATTTTAA
- a CDS encoding DUF2603 domain-containing protein produces the protein MKQQVNIFDKIEDIEEYIGDKNRKYETVIEIAKTDDPSVKTLSLKSGSWDGKEPWFIIDEDQKLHTMISIDSIHKLIDNFKQLQQDNFDLKLEKTILQHVPIDFQDVWTVAMDEIKKMAIKNSKAKSLNIDLEKLLRKIKREHPNLFLNLKDLFMGQDMSTNA, from the coding sequence ATGAAACAACAAGTAAATATATTTGATAAGATAGAAGATATAGAAGAGTATATTGGCGATAAAAATAGAAAATATGAAACGGTGATAGAGATTGCAAAGACTGATGATCCCAGTGTCAAGACATTGAGTCTTAAAAGTGGCAGTTGGGATGGAAAAGAGCCGTGGTTTATCATCGACGAAGACCAAAAATTACATACGATGATCTCTATCGATTCGATTCATAAACTGATTGATAATTTTAAGCAATTACAACAAGACAATTTTGATTTGAAACTGGAAAAGACGATTTTGCAACATGTTCCGATTGATTTTCAAGATGTTTGGACTGTGGCGATGGATGAGATTAAAAAAATGGCGATTAAAAATAGCAAAGCAAAGAGTCTAAATATTGATTTGGAAAAATTGCTACGAAAGATCAAACGAGAGCATCCGAATTTGTTCTTGAATCTCAAAGATTTATTCATGGGACAAGATATGTCCACCAATGCATAA
- a CDS encoding HD-GYP domain-containing protein encodes MDIKKIVKLSFLLILILIILVGILNYVVLRQIKNNSFSQKYISELVLLQEQMNLLSKDLMNTNELNKLKTVQVQFTQAEQNFESVKKIFLNNPSALLDELFFDIHSDKNLSQKLHMLFKNEKDIEKAFRQAYTLHQEKIHLMNQYKSEYPIEIRIRQELENKVLQTGDYVLISDFGNLKYYSKEALYQNKSLMPLDQWLIRINDIKNKTNIKQFDAYINIVKSLRSKVYRIHQINLSETKILENIFKILKQNNRVNAQIQHRIETISSGFITSSNFFVPILLGVVICFILYLAYRVNKNVGLSVDEIQRRVEMGLDEINKLDKEIIETQKEVIFTMGTIGEQRSRETGNHVKRVAEYSKLFARFYGLSEEETEMIGQVSPMHDIGKVAIPDSILNKPGRLDEQERTIMDTHATLGYEMLKGSNKALLKMAAIVAKEHHEKWDGSGYPEKKAGEEIHIFGRITAIADVFDALGSDRVYKKAWKDEDIFVLFKQEKGRHFEPKLVDIFFENLDEFLQIRNRLKD; translated from the coding sequence ATGGACATCAAAAAAATAGTCAAATTAAGTTTTCTACTGATATTAATACTCATCATATTGGTAGGAATTCTTAATTATGTCGTATTGCGCCAAATTAAAAATAATAGTTTTTCCCAAAAATATATCTCCGAATTGGTTCTGTTACAAGAGCAGATGAATCTATTGTCCAAAGATTTGATGAATACCAATGAGCTCAACAAACTGAAAACCGTACAGGTACAGTTTACACAAGCGGAGCAAAACTTTGAATCGGTCAAAAAGATTTTTCTAAATAACCCGAGCGCTCTTTTAGATGAACTATTTTTTGATATTCACAGTGACAAAAACCTAAGTCAAAAACTTCACATGCTTTTTAAAAATGAGAAAGATATAGAAAAAGCGTTTCGACAAGCCTACACCCTGCACCAAGAGAAAATCCATCTGATGAATCAGTACAAATCCGAATACCCAATAGAAATACGAATCCGACAAGAACTTGAAAACAAGGTATTGCAAACAGGGGATTATGTCTTGATTAGTGATTTTGGAAACCTTAAATATTACAGTAAAGAAGCACTCTATCAAAACAAAAGTCTCATGCCTTTAGACCAATGGCTGATTAGAATAAACGACATCAAAAATAAAACCAATATCAAACAATTTGATGCATATATTAACATAGTCAAATCACTACGTTCAAAAGTCTATCGTATTCATCAAATCAACTTGAGTGAAACTAAAATATTAGAAAATATTTTTAAAATTCTTAAACAAAACAATCGTGTTAATGCTCAAATCCAACATCGAATAGAGACCATTTCTTCGGGGTTTATTACCTCTTCAAACTTTTTTGTACCCATACTTCTAGGTGTGGTGATTTGTTTCATTTTGTATTTGGCTTATCGTGTTAATAAAAATGTTGGCTTGTCGGTAGATGAGATTCAAAGGCGCGTTGAGATGGGATTGGATGAGATTAATAAACTGGATAAAGAGATTATCGAAACCCAAAAAGAGGTCATTTTCACGATGGGAACCATCGGGGAACAACGCAGTCGTGAGACGGGTAATCATGTCAAAAGAGTGGCGGAGTATTCCAAACTTTTTGCTAGATTTTATGGTTTGAGTGAAGAAGAGACGGAGATGATAGGTCAAGTCTCCCCGATGCATGATATTGGCAAGGTAGCAATTCCTGATTCGATTTTGAACAAACCCGGTCGTCTTGATGAACAAGAACGCACCATTATGGATACCCACGCGACGCTAGGATATGAGATGCTAAAAGGCTCCAACAAAGCCCTGCTGAAGATGGCTGCCATCGTAGCAAAAGAGCATCATGAGAAGTGGGATGGGAGTGGTTATCCTGAGAAAAAAGCGGGCGAGGAGATCCATATTTTCGGTCGTATTACCGCGATTGCTGATGTCTTTGATGCACTAGGGAGTGATCGGGTCTATAAAAAAGCATGGAAGGATGAGGATATTTTTGTGCTATTCAAACAAGAAAAAGGTCGACATTTTGAACCCAAATTGGTGGATATCTTTTTTGAGAACTTGGATGAATTTCTCCAAATCCGCAATCGTTTAAAAGATTAA
- a CDS encoding (Fe-S)-binding protein, whose protein sequence is MFEFKTTTDDCIKCGKCIPTCTIHNVNMDEVTSPRGFLDLLGAYQRGDLELDKNAKDIFESCFLCTNCVDICPNDLPVDMVIEQVRNDIRKKYGLAWYKRLAFFLLRNRKIMDIAAKFGFMFQTCGFKKVESQSAMVTRKFPIIKMDRMVPSLKRKSFLNSHPDVIKNGGKGKVGIFIGCLANYMYTDIGKALLEILKVLEIDAYLIKQQKCCGAPSYFTGDFDSVDKLAKFNIEYIEGFMDDLDAIIIPEATCSAMIKEDYAHFFHDQPEWKARAERIKPHIYMASEYLEKKTNLAEVLSKKAKQKFSVTYHDPCHARKMQGIFQEPRHLLAQNYEMREMSDPNRCCGFGGVTMQTEKYHLAKAAGLPKAAMIKETEATYVSAECSACRMQISNSMYLSDVNNVTFKNPIELIAQALKEQ, encoded by the coding sequence ATGTTTGAATTTAAAACGACTACTGATGACTGCATCAAATGCGGTAAATGCATCCCCACGTGTACCATTCATAATGTCAATATGGATGAGGTCACCTCTCCCCGTGGTTTTTTAGATCTCTTAGGCGCCTATCAAAGGGGTGATTTAGAACTCGATAAAAATGCCAAAGATATCTTTGAAAGCTGTTTTTTATGTACCAATTGTGTAGATATTTGTCCGAATGATTTACCGGTAGATATGGTGATTGAACAAGTGAGAAATGATATCCGCAAAAAATATGGCTTGGCATGGTACAAGCGACTGGCTTTTTTCCTACTTCGTAATAGAAAAATTATGGACATAGCTGCCAAATTTGGTTTTATGTTTCAAACATGCGGTTTCAAAAAAGTAGAATCTCAAAGTGCTATGGTGACACGAAAATTTCCGATTATCAAGATGGATAGAATGGTACCAAGTTTGAAGCGCAAAAGCTTTTTAAACTCTCATCCTGATGTCATCAAAAACGGAGGCAAAGGCAAAGTAGGTATTTTTATCGGATGTCTGGCCAATTACATGTACACCGATATCGGTAAGGCCCTTTTAGAGATTTTAAAAGTACTCGAAATTGATGCGTATTTGATTAAACAACAAAAATGTTGTGGTGCCCCTTCTTATTTTACTGGTGATTTTGACAGTGTGGATAAACTGGCTAAATTTAATATCGAGTATATCGAAGGGTTTATGGATGATTTAGATGCCATTATCATCCCTGAAGCAACTTGTAGTGCGATGATCAAAGAAGACTATGCACACTTTTTTCATGATCAACCCGAATGGAAAGCACGAGCAGAGCGCATTAAGCCGCATATTTATATGGCCAGTGAATATTTAGAAAAGAAAACAAACTTGGCTGAAGTGTTATCAAAAAAAGCCAAACAAAAATTCTCTGTCACCTATCATGATCCTTGTCATGCTAGAAAAATGCAAGGCATCTTCCAAGAACCACGCCATCTTCTTGCTCAAAATTATGAGATGAGAGAGATGAGTGACCCCAATCGCTGTTGCGGTTTTGGCGGCGTTACGATGCAAACTGAAAAATATCATTTAGCAAAAGCTGCGGGATTACCAAAGGCGGCGATGATAAAAGAGACAGAGGCCACTTATGTGAGTGCTGAGTGCAGTGCCTGTCGGATGCAAATCAGCAACTCGATGTATTTATCTGATGTCAATAATGTGACATTCAAAAATCCAATAGAACTCATCGCGCAAGCGTTAAAGGAACAATAG
- a CDS encoding CopD family protein, which produces MEYYQYILIFHIMSFMSWMAGLFYLPRLFVYHEEHLDKPDFKKVVEIQEYKLYKYIDAPAMIATVLSGVTMFVLNPALFESGMWVYAKIIAVIALIGYDLSMNHYRKQLLLDTCTKSGKFFRAYNEFPTLLSILIVTYVVLKSVPVIFTVLMLIVFAIIVFVLFKHAKAPNLKVAEEERLELKRDEAF; this is translated from the coding sequence ATGGAATACTACCAATATATCTTAATCTTTCATATTATGTCTTTTATGTCATGGATGGCGGGACTGTTTTATCTTCCGAGACTTTTTGTTTATCATGAGGAACATTTAGATAAGCCGGATTTTAAAAAAGTAGTAGAAATCCAAGAATACAAACTCTACAAATACATCGATGCTCCAGCGATGATTGCGACAGTGCTCAGTGGGGTGACGATGTTTGTCCTCAATCCGGCACTTTTTGAAAGTGGCATGTGGGTGTATGCTAAGATTATAGCAGTTATTGCTTTGATTGGATATGACCTCTCTATGAATCACTACCGCAAGCAATTATTGCTAGATACGTGTACAAAAAGTGGAAAATTCTTTCGTGCTTATAATGAGTTTCCTACACTATTATCCATTTTGATTGTGACCTATGTCGTGCTAAAATCAGTACCGGTTATCTTCACGGTGTTAATGCTGATTGTTTTTGCTATTATTGTCTTTGTTTTGTTTAAACATGCCAAAGCCCCTAATCTAAAAGTAGCAGAAGAGGAACGCTTAGAACTCAAAAGGGATGAAGCGTTTTAA